Proteins from one Sphingomonas sp. HF-S4 genomic window:
- the uvrC gene encoding excinuclease ABC subunit UvrC, translating to MSDPNSPNRFNEEKATYAVRGEGAPDLEAGVAAIRNVLNTLPARPGVYRMHDARGDVLYVGKARALKNRVTNYTQVMRLSKRLQRMVAQTRSMTIVTTNNEAEALLLEAQLIKRYRPPYNVLLRDDKSFPFILLRQDHAFARVQLHRGARRYKGDYFGPFAGAGQVRQTLNALQKLFLLRSCTDGFFATRDRPCLLYQIRRCSAPCVGRISEEAYAELVSDSRDFLMGKKTQVQAKLGEQMQAAAENLDFELAAILRDRLKALTFIQGSQAINAEGVGDVDIFALACKQGVMGIQAFFIRGGQNWGHRSFFPAHTAEVPEDEVLSQFLMQFYEEVPPPKTIFVDRNLEEAKLLSEALAERAGHKVALGVPQRGPRRRLLQQAQRNAVEALDRRMAESTTQAKLLAEVADLFELPEPPERIEVYDNSHIQGTSALGAMIVAGPEGFQKNQYRKFNMKRAETIAGDDYGMMREMFSRRFARAQDEDPDRTQGNWPDLVLIDGGRGQLNAVKGVLEDLGIEDVCLVGVAKGPHHGRDGREVFHLMDGRELTLPVNSPVLFFLQRLRDEVHRFAIGAHRDKRSKAIGASPLDEVPGIGPARKKALLMHFGTARAVRGASLEDLRKAPGVSAAVAQQVHDYFHSR from the coding sequence ATGTCCGACCCCAATTCCCCCAATCGATTCAACGAGGAAAAGGCGACCTACGCCGTGCGCGGGGAGGGGGCGCCCGATCTCGAGGCGGGCGTGGCGGCGATCCGCAACGTGCTCAATACCTTGCCGGCGCGGCCGGGGGTCTACCGGATGCACGACGCGCGCGGCGACGTGCTGTATGTCGGCAAGGCGCGCGCGCTCAAGAACCGGGTGACCAACTATACCCAGGTGATGCGGCTGTCGAAGCGGCTCCAGCGGATGGTGGCGCAGACGCGATCGATGACGATCGTCACCACCAACAACGAGGCCGAGGCGCTGCTGCTCGAGGCCCAGCTGATCAAGCGCTATCGCCCCCCCTACAACGTGTTGCTGCGCGACGATAAGTCGTTCCCGTTCATCCTGCTGCGGCAGGATCACGCTTTTGCCCGCGTCCAGCTCCATCGCGGCGCGCGGCGCTACAAGGGCGATTATTTCGGACCGTTCGCGGGGGCGGGCCAGGTGCGCCAGACGCTCAACGCGCTGCAGAAGCTGTTCCTGCTGCGATCGTGCACCGACGGCTTTTTCGCGACGCGCGACCGGCCGTGCCTGCTGTATCAGATCCGCCGCTGCTCGGCGCCGTGCGTCGGGCGGATCAGCGAGGAAGCCTATGCCGAGCTGGTGAGCGACTCGCGCGACTTCCTGATGGGCAAGAAGACCCAGGTCCAGGCCAAGCTCGGCGAGCAGATGCAGGCGGCCGCCGAGAACCTCGATTTCGAGCTGGCCGCGATCCTGCGCGATCGGTTGAAGGCGCTCACCTTCATCCAGGGATCGCAGGCGATCAACGCCGAGGGCGTGGGTGACGTCGATATCTTCGCGCTCGCCTGCAAGCAGGGGGTGATGGGGATCCAGGCCTTCTTCATCCGCGGCGGGCAGAATTGGGGGCATCGCAGCTTCTTCCCCGCGCACACCGCCGAAGTGCCCGAGGACGAAGTGCTCAGCCAGTTCCTGATGCAATTCTACGAGGAAGTGCCGCCGCCCAAGACGATCTTCGTCGATCGCAACCTGGAGGAAGCCAAATTGCTGTCCGAGGCGCTGGCCGAGCGCGCCGGGCATAAGGTGGCGCTGGGGGTGCCGCAGCGCGGGCCGCGGCGGCGACTGCTCCAACAGGCGCAGCGCAATGCGGTGGAAGCGCTCGACCGCCGCATGGCCGAAAGCACGACCCAGGCCAAGCTGCTCGCCGAGGTTGCCGACCTGTTCGAGCTGCCCGAGCCGCCCGAGCGGATCGAAGTCTATGACAACAGCCATATCCAGGGAACGAGCGCGCTGGGCGCGATGATCGTCGCCGGTCCCGAGGGGTTCCAGAAGAACCAATATCGCAAGTTCAACATGAAGCGCGCCGAGACGATCGCCGGCGACGATTACGGCATGATGCGCGAGATGTTCTCGCGCCGCTTCGCCCGCGCGCAGGACGAGGATCCCGATCGCACCCAGGGCAATTGGCCCGATCTGGTGCTGATCGACGGCGGGCGCGGGCAATTGAACGCCGTGAAGGGCGTGCTCGAGGATCTGGGGATCGAGGATGTGTGCCTGGTGGGCGTCGCCAAGGGGCCGCATCACGGCCGCGATGGGCGCGAGGTGTTTCATCTGATGGACGGGCGCGAGCTTACCCTGCCGGTAAATTCGCCGGTGCTCTTCTTCCTCCAGCGGCTGCGCGACGAGGTCCACCGCTTCGCGATCGGCGCGCATCGCGACAAGCGCAGCAAGGCGATCGGCGCGTCGCCGCTGGACGAAGTACCCGGCATCGGCCCGGCACGGAAAAAGGCGCTGCTGATGCATTTCGGCACGGCGCGGGCGGTGCGCGGGGCAAGCCTGGAGGATCTGCGCAAGGCGCCGGGGGTGTCGGCCGCGGTCGCGCAGCAGGTGCACGACTATTTCCACTCGCGTTGA
- a CDS encoding ATP-binding protein, with protein sequence MATKRWDVALVALLLGLALISAAMVGTLLLFRAEQRADASVVRTLQVQERLNSLLTRAQEALLGESGYLVSGDTRFVGRYREARDRLYVELGELRRHVADDAGQLSAAAQLDRCWRSRLSQTDRRFLLMEAGQADAARRSIRTVLDRPITDRCRKIVVAMKGEAARQFDQQREAADRQATLLSIWLLICATAVMAFAMRSTRKALATARNASIARDQLLNANSRLHEEAASREVAENQLRQMQKMESIGQLTGGIAHDFNNMLAIVIGSLDLARRRIEKDVKRAQEHIESAMSGAQRAAQLTSQLLAFGRRQPLAPTALDASQLLRRLSELLRRTIGGNVDFQVDPAPGLWPVHADAGQLESALVNLCVNARDAMPEGGTLVVRTANVKLDRAYAKSHPDVGPGDYVSITVQDSGAGMLDEVRERAFEPFFTTKGPGKGSGLGLSQVYGFVKQSGGHVAIESEPGRGTRVCLYLPRYEGKVAEVESWRAGPETRLPAAQDSEIVLVVDDEDKVRQLAVDALRELGYIVIQAPGGEAALSLLEDQPRIDLLLTDVLMPGMSGPQLAAQVERARPEIRLLYMSGYPSDGIVSDGMLTDGVALLPKPFTIAQLAARVREVLDDKAPAAA encoded by the coding sequence ATGGCCACGAAGCGTTGGGATGTCGCTCTTGTCGCGCTGCTGCTCGGGCTGGCGCTGATCTCCGCCGCGATGGTCGGCACCTTGCTGCTGTTTCGCGCCGAGCAACGCGCCGATGCGTCGGTGGTGCGCACGCTGCAGGTGCAGGAGCGGCTCAACAGCCTGCTCACTCGCGCGCAGGAGGCGCTGCTCGGCGAGAGCGGCTATCTGGTTTCGGGCGATACGCGCTTCGTCGGCCGATATCGCGAGGCGCGCGACCGGCTCTATGTCGAGCTTGGCGAGCTGCGACGGCACGTGGCGGACGATGCGGGCCAGTTGTCCGCGGCTGCGCAGCTCGATCGCTGCTGGCGCTCGCGGCTTTCGCAGACCGACAGGCGTTTCCTGCTGATGGAGGCGGGCCAGGCCGATGCGGCGCGGCGGTCGATCCGCACCGTGCTCGATCGACCGATCACCGATCGCTGCCGGAAAATCGTCGTCGCGATGAAGGGGGAGGCCGCCCGACAATTCGACCAGCAGCGCGAAGCCGCGGACCGCCAGGCGACCTTGCTGTCGATCTGGCTGCTGATCTGCGCCACCGCGGTGATGGCCTTCGCGATGCGCTCGACCCGCAAGGCATTGGCGACGGCGCGCAACGCATCGATCGCCCGCGACCAGCTGCTCAACGCCAACAGCCGGCTGCACGAGGAAGCGGCGAGCCGCGAAGTGGCCGAGAACCAGCTACGCCAGATGCAGAAGATGGAATCGATCGGTCAGTTGACCGGCGGCATCGCACACGACTTCAACAACATGCTGGCGATCGTGATCGGATCGCTCGACCTTGCCCGGCGCCGGATCGAGAAGGACGTCAAACGCGCGCAGGAGCATATCGAATCGGCGATGTCGGGCGCGCAGCGCGCGGCACAGCTTACCTCGCAGCTGCTTGCCTTCGGCCGCCGCCAGCCACTGGCGCCGACCGCGCTCGATGCCAGCCAGCTCCTGCGCCGGCTATCGGAGTTGTTGCGGCGGACGATTGGTGGAAATGTCGATTTCCAGGTCGATCCCGCGCCCGGGCTGTGGCCGGTCCATGCCGATGCCGGCCAGCTCGAGAGCGCGCTGGTCAATCTGTGCGTCAACGCGCGCGACGCGATGCCCGAGGGCGGCACGCTGGTCGTCCGCACCGCCAACGTGAAGCTCGACCGCGCCTATGCCAAGTCGCATCCCGATGTCGGGCCGGGCGACTATGTGAGCATCACCGTGCAGGACAGCGGCGCCGGGATGCTCGACGAAGTGCGCGAACGGGCGTTCGAGCCGTTCTTCACCACCAAGGGCCCCGGCAAGGGCTCGGGCCTGGGGCTCAGCCAGGTCTATGGCTTCGTCAAGCAATCGGGCGGGCATGTCGCGATCGAGTCCGAGCCCGGGCGCGGGACCAGGGTGTGCCTGTATCTGCCCCGCTACGAAGGCAAGGTCGCTGAGGTCGAGAGTTGGCGGGCCGGTCCCGAGACGCGGCTGCCCGCCGCGCAGGACAGCGAGATCGTCCTCGTCGTCGACGACGAGGACAAGGTACGCCAGCTCGCCGTCGATGCCCTGCGCGAGCTCGGCTATATCGTGATCCAGGCGCCGGGCGGCGAGGCGGCGCTGAGCCTGCTCGAAGACCAGCCGCGCATCGACCTGCTGCTCACCGACGTGCTGATGCCCGGGATGAGCGGGCCGCAGCTCGCCGCGCAGGTCGAGCGTGCCCGACCCGAAATCCGGCTTCTCTACATGAGCGGCTATCCCAGCGACGGCATCGTCAGCGACGGGATGCTGACCGATGGCGTGGCACTGCTCCCCAAACCCTTTACCATTGCCCAACTCGCCGCGCGGGTGCGGGAGGTGCTCGACGACAAGGCGCCTGCAGCTGCCTGA
- a CDS encoding CcdB family protein — MARFGIYQARTSSTLLLDCQSDLVDLGRRLMVPLLPEAEAETPAQLRGLHPIFSIQGERFVMATHPMATVPEREIGAKLVSLSHEADQIIRAIDYLLSGY; from the coding sequence GTGGCTCGCTTCGGGATATATCAAGCACGCACCAGTTCGACCTTGCTGCTAGATTGTCAGTCGGACCTCGTCGATCTGGGCCGCCGACTGATGGTGCCTTTGCTGCCGGAGGCGGAAGCCGAAACGCCGGCCCAATTGCGAGGGCTGCATCCGATTTTTTCGATTCAAGGTGAGCGGTTCGTCATGGCGACGCACCCGATGGCCACGGTGCCCGAGCGGGAAATCGGTGCGAAACTCGTCTCGCTGTCGCACGAAGCCGATCAAATCATCCGCGCGATCGATTATCTACTCTCAGGCTACTGA
- a CDS encoding AtpZ/AtpI family protein — protein sequence MAENEPGLDPLPEDVRLNSLDERLKRAKSEEAIRSGAVDTKGDASYRLGNRVLAELIGSMVGGAVIGGTLDWLLGTSPWLLLVLLFLGIASAFRNIIRISNQRSK from the coding sequence TTGGCCGAGAACGAGCCCGGACTGGACCCCTTGCCCGAGGATGTTCGCCTTAACTCGCTCGACGAGCGACTGAAGCGAGCCAAATCGGAAGAGGCGATCAGAAGCGGCGCTGTGGATACCAAGGGTGATGCCAGCTATCGCCTCGGGAACCGCGTGCTGGCCGAACTGATCGGATCGATGGTCGGAGGGGCAGTGATCGGGGGCACCCTCGATTGGCTGCTGGGAACCTCCCCGTGGCTCCTGCTCGTGCTGCTGTTCCTAGGAATAGCGAGTGCTTTCAGGAACATCATCAGGATTTCGAACCAGCGCTCGAAGTAG
- the radC gene encoding RadC family protein, which yields MAVEPDNTGHRGRLRQRLFEGGPDALLDHELIEYLLALAIPRRDTKPLAKALLIEFGGIAGLLTADAAALARVSGMGETSAAALKAAHAAALRLLRAQVAERPVLANWQALLDYLRADMAHHAIERVRVLHLNGKNMLIRDELMNEGSIDEAPVYVREVIRRAIDLGSAAIILVHNHPSGDPSPSRADIEITRQVAEAGKRLGIAVHDHIIMGSEGHVSLRAQGLI from the coding sequence ATGGCAGTCGAGCCCGACAACACAGGACACCGTGGCCGGCTGCGACAGCGCCTGTTCGAGGGCGGGCCCGACGCCTTGCTCGATCACGAACTGATCGAATATCTCCTCGCTCTCGCCATCCCTCGCCGCGATACCAAGCCGCTCGCCAAGGCGCTGCTCATCGAATTCGGCGGGATCGCCGGACTGCTCACCGCCGATGCTGCAGCACTCGCCCGCGTTTCTGGCATGGGGGAGACCAGCGCCGCCGCGCTCAAGGCCGCGCACGCCGCCGCGCTGCGCCTGCTCCGCGCGCAGGTCGCCGAGCGCCCCGTCCTCGCCAATTGGCAGGCATTGCTCGACTATCTCCGCGCCGACATGGCGCACCACGCGATCGAGCGCGTCCGCGTGCTCCACCTCAACGGCAAGAACATGCTGATCCGCGACGAGCTGATGAACGAGGGTTCGATCGACGAGGCCCCGGTCTATGTCCGCGAAGTCATCCGCCGCGCGATCGACCTGGGCTCGGCGGCAATCATCCTCGTCCACAACCACCCCTCTGGCGACCCCTCCCCCAGCCGCGCCGACATCGAGATCACGCGGCAGGTCGCGGAGGCCGGCAAGCGGCTCGGCATCGCCGTCCACGATCACATCATCATGGGCTCCGAGGGCCATGTCAGCCTGCGCGCGCAGGGTCTGATCTAA
- a CDS encoding GGDEF domain-containing response regulator, with protein sequence MSRFRELDRRAHAHQFSIPSRSLFLIEDSIALGMLLRSEIERRTGINVKWFKTYADATAALAEQRPAMAVSGINLPDAPDGEILDLLAAHDVPTILFTATLNRSARARFSTPNIVDYFVKDTRDGIDQIVATIQRTTGGMATPVLIVDDMESSRAALASLLRSQNCRIFEASSGTEALDILAANDSIELVITDHLMSDMEGHELTQRIRARYPSDRMRVIGISASSDPFLSAAFLKAGASDFVYRPFIPEEVKYRIESNIDTLRLIKHLRYLAERDPLTGLYNRRAFFERAGTLFDNLRDAQREGSVAILDIDHFKRVNDTHGHDAGDQVIQMVADVLSERSAADGTLTARFGGEEFVILFAGRTSEEVYVRCEAIREAIAEKAVAFDGTSINVTVSLGAAILQPGEGMDNNLNAADQMLYMAKSGGRNRLVYDVAFCEPARARG encoded by the coding sequence ATGAGCCGCTTCCGAGAACTCGACCGCAGGGCACACGCGCACCAATTCTCGATCCCCTCGCGCAGCCTGTTCCTGATCGAGGATTCGATCGCGCTCGGGATGCTGTTGCGCAGCGAGATAGAGCGCCGCACCGGAATCAACGTCAAATGGTTCAAGACCTATGCCGACGCCACCGCCGCGCTGGCCGAACAGCGTCCGGCCATGGCGGTATCGGGAATTAACCTGCCCGACGCGCCGGACGGCGAGATCCTCGACCTGCTCGCCGCGCACGACGTTCCCACCATCCTGTTCACAGCGACGCTCAATCGCAGCGCACGCGCGCGCTTTTCGACGCCCAACATCGTCGATTATTTCGTCAAGGACACGCGCGACGGCATCGACCAGATCGTCGCGACGATCCAGCGCACCACCGGCGGGATGGCGACACCGGTGCTGATCGTCGATGACATGGAAAGCTCGCGCGCCGCGCTGGCCAGCCTGCTCCGCTCGCAGAATTGCCGGATCTTCGAAGCGAGCTCGGGCACCGAGGCCCTCGATATCCTGGCCGCCAACGATTCGATCGAACTGGTGATCACCGACCATCTCATGTCCGACATGGAGGGGCACGAGCTGACCCAGCGCATCCGGGCGCGCTACCCATCAGACCGGATGCGTGTGATCGGCATCTCGGCCTCGTCGGACCCGTTCCTATCCGCCGCCTTCCTCAAGGCCGGCGCCTCGGACTTCGTCTACCGGCCGTTCATTCCCGAGGAAGTGAAGTACCGGATCGAGAGTAACATCGACACGCTCCGCCTGATCAAGCACTTGCGCTACCTCGCCGAGCGCGACCCGCTCACCGGCCTGTACAATCGCCGCGCGTTCTTCGAACGCGCCGGCACACTGTTTGACAATCTCCGCGATGCCCAGCGCGAAGGATCTGTGGCGATCCTCGACATCGACCATTTCAAGAGGGTCAACGACACGCACGGCCACGACGCCGGCGACCAGGTCATCCAAATGGTCGCCGATGTCCTTTCGGAGAGATCCGCCGCAGATGGCACGCTCACTGCGCGGTTCGGCGGCGAGGAGTTCGTGATCCTGTTTGCCGGGCGTACCAGCGAAGAGGTCTACGTTCGCTGCGAAGCAATCCGAGAGGCGATCGCCGAGAAGGCGGTCGCCTTCGACGGCACCAGCATCAACGTCACCGTGTCGCTTGGCGCCGCTATCCTTCAGCCCGGCGAGGGGATGGACAACAACCTCAACGCCGCCGACCAGATGCTTTACATGGCCAAGTCCGGGGGCCGTAACCGCCTGGTCTACGACGTTGCCTTTTGCGAGCCAGCCCGCGCACGCGGTTAG
- a CDS encoding F0F1 ATP synthase subunit C: MDAEAAKLIGAGLAAIGAGMAAIGVGTVFGSFLEGALRNPGAADGQQGRLFIGFAAAELLGLLAFVVAMILIFVA; this comes from the coding sequence ATGGACGCAGAAGCAGCAAAGCTCATCGGTGCGGGTCTCGCGGCGATCGGCGCCGGCATGGCCGCCATCGGTGTGGGCACCGTGTTCGGCAGCTTCCTCGAGGGCGCGCTGCGCAACCCGGGTGCGGCTGACGGCCAGCAGGGCCGCCTGTTCATCGGCTTCGCGGCCGCCGAGCTTCTCGGTCTGCTCGCGTTCGTCGTCGCGATGATCCTGATCTTCGTCGCGTAA
- a CDS encoding F0F1 ATP synthase subunit B family protein, whose amino-acid sequence MAEAQAQTADPVAQNLADAEHGEGMAVPHTGTKAVTIEHGGPSETHPDPSLFGVLDATVWVSIAMAVFILILIWKKVPALITRGLDNQIAAIRTRLDEAKALRAEAEALRDEYAKKIAGAEAQAQAMLSHADEEAKAVLAKAESDAAELTARRAKMAEDKIAAAERAAIQAVRTKAAEAATRAAATIIAEKHNAEADKALVDQTISGLGRLN is encoded by the coding sequence ATGGCTGAGGCACAGGCACAGACGGCCGATCCGGTCGCGCAGAACCTCGCCGACGCCGAGCATGGCGAGGGCATGGCGGTGCCGCACACCGGCACCAAGGCCGTTACGATCGAGCATGGCGGGCCAAGCGAGACGCATCCCGATCCGTCGCTGTTCGGCGTGCTAGACGCGACCGTCTGGGTGTCGATCGCGATGGCGGTGTTCATCCTGATCCTGATCTGGAAAAAGGTCCCGGCGCTCATCACCCGTGGGCTCGACAACCAGATCGCGGCGATCCGCACCCGACTCGACGAAGCCAAGGCGCTGCGCGCCGAGGCCGAGGCGCTGCGCGATGAGTATGCCAAGAAGATTGCCGGCGCCGAGGCGCAGGCCCAGGCGATGCTCTCGCATGCCGACGAGGAGGCCAAGGCCGTCCTCGCCAAGGCCGAGAGCGATGCTGCCGAACTGACCGCCCGCCGCGCCAAGATGGCCGAAGACAAGATCGCCGCTGCCGAACGCGCCGCGATCCAGGCCGTCCGCACCAAGGCCGCCGAAGCCGCGACCCGCGCTGCGGCGACGATCATCGCCGAGAAGCATAATGCCGAGGCCGACAAGGCGCTGGTCGACCAGACCATTTCGGGGCTCGGCCGGCTCAACTGA
- a CDS encoding F0F1 ATP synthase subunit B family protein, whose product MPQISQLAETFASQIFWLLVTFGFVFFVVGKIMLPKVMSTVDARDASVAGDLAAAEAARAAADQAEENWRSEENAAREGAQKRIAEARAQGAAASEKRLAAATAETDARIAAAEAQIADASAAASAEIEAVAAEAARDIVARFSGAKVTAAEAKKAVKAALNG is encoded by the coding sequence ATGCCTCAGATCTCCCAGCTCGCCGAAACCTTCGCGTCCCAGATCTTCTGGCTGCTCGTGACGTTCGGCTTCGTCTTCTTCGTCGTGGGCAAGATCATGCTGCCCAAGGTGATGTCGACGGTCGATGCGCGCGACGCGTCGGTCGCCGGCGACCTCGCCGCTGCCGAGGCGGCGCGTGCCGCTGCCGACCAGGCCGAGGAGAATTGGCGGTCTGAGGAAAACGCCGCGCGCGAAGGCGCCCAGAAGCGCATTGCCGAGGCGCGCGCCCAGGGTGCGGCAGCATCGGAGAAGCGGCTTGCTGCGGCGACTGCTGAGACCGATGCGCGCATCGCGGCGGCCGAGGCGCAGATCGCCGACGCCAGCGCGGCGGCGAGCGCCGAAATCGAGGCAGTGGCAGCCGAGGCGGCCCGCGACATCGTCGCGCGCTTCTCGGGCGCCAAGGTAACCGCGGCGGAGGCCAAGAAGGCAGTGAAGGCGGCGCTCAATGGCTGA
- a CDS encoding F0F1 ATP synthase subunit A — protein sequence MNGSTRVAAESGKIDPMHQFEVQTIWDGFNIAGHQIAFTNSALWMCVAAVVLWAFMLGGMKSAVVPGRWQMLVENFTGFIDSMLAANIGKEGRKYLPYVFSLFMFILFANVLGLLPLGLVGIHPFTFTSHFTVTGVLAILSFSIVLIVGFWKHGLHFFSLFVPHGTPLWLIWLIPAIEFVSFMVRPFSLGLRLFVAMIAGHILLKVLAGFVINAGNAGLIPGLGVGIPSFVLMVGISALEILVAGIQAYVFALLTSLYINDAEHLH from the coding sequence ATGAACGGATCAACGCGCGTGGCGGCTGAATCAGGCAAGATCGACCCGATGCACCAGTTCGAGGTGCAGACGATCTGGGACGGCTTCAACATTGCCGGCCATCAGATCGCCTTCACCAACTCGGCGCTGTGGATGTGCGTCGCGGCGGTCGTGCTCTGGGCATTTATGCTCGGCGGCATGAAGTCCGCAGTCGTCCCCGGCCGCTGGCAGATGCTGGTCGAGAACTTCACCGGCTTCATCGACTCGATGCTCGCGGCGAACATCGGCAAGGAAGGCCGCAAGTACCTTCCCTACGTGTTCTCGCTGTTCATGTTCATCCTGTTCGCCAACGTGCTCGGGCTGCTGCCGCTGGGCCTGGTGGGCATCCACCCGTTCACCTTCACCAGCCACTTCACCGTCACCGGCGTGCTGGCGATCCTGAGCTTCTCGATCGTGCTGATCGTCGGTTTCTGGAAGCACGGGCTCCACTTCTTCTCGCTGTTCGTACCGCATGGCACCCCGCTGTGGCTGATCTGGCTGATCCCAGCGATCGAGTTCGTCTCGTTCATGGTGCGCCCATTCTCGCTGGGCCTGCGACTGTTCGTCGCGATGATCGCCGGGCACATCCTGCTCAAGGTTCTCGCGGGCTTCGTGATCAATGCCGGCAATGCCGGGCTGATCCCTGGGCTCGGCGTCGGTATCCCCAGCTTCGTGCTGATGGTCGGCATCTCGGCGCTCGAGATCCTGGTCGCCGGCATCCAGGCCTATGTCTTTGCGCTGCTCACGTCGCTGTACATCAACGACGCCGAGCATCTGCACTGA